Proteins co-encoded in one Pogona vitticeps voucher Kumazawa lab collection mitochondrion, complete genome genomic window:
- the COX2 gene encoding cytochrome c oxidase subunit II (TAA stop codon is completed by the addition of 3' A residues to the mRNA): MAEASQALFNNAASPTMEELLHFHDFAMIMLMMIGTSIMITLLMITTTKLYLTASTDANQLEFMWTALPVTILIFIAAPSMRTLYLVEDLEHPHLTIKTLGHQWYWSYEYSDYETITFDSYMIKEQFLTKGSPRLLEVDNRMVFPTSTLTRLLISSDDVLHSWTLPAMGIKTDAVPGRLNQLIFTSSRPGVFYGQCSEICGTNHSFMPISAEAMPMMHFENWASSFNTS, from the coding sequence ATAGCAGAAGCCTCCCAAGCACTATTCAATAATGCAGCCTCACCAACAATAGAAGAACTACTACACTTCCATGACTTCGCCATAATCATACTGATAATAATCGGAACCTCAATCATAATTACACTCCTCATAATCACTACAACCAAGCTATACCTAACAGCATCAACAGACGCCAACCAGCTAGAATTCATATGAACCGCCCTCCCAGTCACAATTCTTATTTTTATTGCTGCCCCCTCCATACGAACCCTATACCTGGTAGAAGACCTAGAACACCCTCACCTCACTATTAAAACTCTAGGACACCAATGATACTGAAGCTACGAATATTCAGACTATGAAACCATCACATTCGACTCCTACATAATTAAAGAACAATTCCTAACAAAAGGAAGCCCACGACTACTAGAAGTAGACAACCGAATAGTCTTCCCAACATCAACACTCACCCGCCTATTAATCTCATCAGATGACGTCCTACACTCATGAACCCTCCCAGCCATGGGAATCAAAACAGACGCCGTACCAGGACGCTTAAACCAACTCATCTTCACATCCTCACGACCAGGAGTGTTCTACGGACAATGCTCAGAAATCTGTGGGACAAATCACAGCTTTATACCAATTTCAGCAGAGGCCATACCAATAATGCACTTCGAAAACTGAGCCTCATCATTCAACACTTCTT
- the ATP6 gene encoding ATP synthase F0 subunit 6 (TAA stop codon is completed by the addition of 3' A residues to the mRNA) — protein MMTNLFTQFSIPTVLGVSLLPITLLYPLILMTFPKKQLMSNRYTTMTFWLTKNIIKNLMPPSTSPTHKWTPILTSLILLILTINILGMLPYTFTPTTQLSLTLTLAFPLWLGTVLTGLRTQPTTAMAHLLPMGTPIPLIPILIVVETISLLIRPLALGVRLTANLTAGHLLLQLISTTTLMTTTTLPALAPAPALVLMLFTILEIAVAVIQAYVFTLLLTLYLQENS, from the coding sequence ATGATAACCAACCTATTCACCCAATTTTCAATCCCAACTGTTCTTGGAGTTTCACTGCTCCCAATTACCCTCTTATACCCCTTAATCTTAATAACCTTTCCTAAAAAACAGCTGATATCGAACCGATATACCACAATAACCTTTTGACTCACCAAGAACATTATTAAAAACCTTATACCACCATCCACCTCCCCAACCCACAAATGAACACCAATCTTAACTTCCCTAATCCTACTAATCCTTACCATCAATATCCTGGGAATACTCCCATACACCTTTACCCCAACAACACAGTTGTCACTAACCTTAACACTAGCCTTCCCACTATGACTCGGAACAGTACTAACAGGGCTACGAACACAACCCACCACAGCAATAGCACATCTCTTACCAATAGGCACCCCCATCCCACTAATTCCAATTTTAATCGTAGTCGAAACCATCAGCCTACTCATCCGCCCACTAGCCCTCGGAGTACGACTAACAGCCAACCTGACCGCCGGACACCTCCTCTTACAACTAATCTCCACCACAACCCTAATAACAACCACAACACTGCCCGCCCTTGCACCCGCACCAGCTCTAGTTCTCATACTATTCACAATTCTAGAAATCGCCGTAGCAGTTATTCAAGCCTACGTATTTACCCTACTTTTAACCCTATACCTACAAGAAAACTCCTA
- the ATP8 gene encoding ATP synthase F0 subunit 8, with product MPQLNPSPWFYIMVATWATMMLLITKLTATPTHTTPINTNKPPHTKTTWPW from the coding sequence TTGCCTCAACTGAACCCCTCCCCCTGATTCTACATCATAGTAGCCACCTGGGCCACAATAATACTACTAATCACAAAACTAACAGCCACACCAACTCACACCACACCAATCAACACAAATAAACCACCACATACCAAAACCACCTGACCATGATAA